Below is a window of Alphaproteobacteria bacterium DNA.
TTTGGGAATAATCGGCCGCGCCGGCGGATAGGAAGACGCTGCGAACCGGGCCATGAACAGCTCCGCCAGGGACCCGTCAGGATTCCGCCGCGTCCTCGGCCGACCCGGCGGCTTTCCGCGAAGCGCGCGTCCCGGCGTTGACCATGACCAACCCTGCCAGCATGGCGATCAGGGCCAGCACGAACCAGAAATTCGGCACTTCATTAAAAATCACGCTCGCCCAGGCGATGCCGGTGATCAGCGTAAAATAATTGAATTGGGAGAAAAACACGGGGCCTGCGCGATGGATCACTTCGAAGAAGAAGAAGATGAAAAGTGCCATGACACCGCCCACGGTCAGAACCGCGAAATCCACGTCGGTCACGGGCGGCAGAGGTGCGTAGCCGCTGCCGAAGAAAAGGGCCGCCGGCAGCATGGCCAAGGCCGACGCCAGCAGCAGGCCAAAGGCGAGGGTGATGGAGGGCGAATCAGGTGGCCGGAAGATAACGGCCAGCACGTTCGACATCGCAAATGAAAGCGGAGCGACGAGGGCGACCGCGATCCAGACGAGTGCGTCGCCCTCAGGCAGCGCGCCTTCCGGGATCACCAGAAACAGCACGC
It encodes the following:
- a CDS encoding DMT family transporter, whose amino-acid sequence is MSRPDDTPAPGGSPDPITETPGVGRVDLWAKVMPASWVPAVMLGLAALCYGVVPSMNKVVGEAGVNPLVYAFWFSFLGATVAGAICLFSRRRPRFSAAHIKAYIATGFFGIPLPFIFLTLAAPHLPASVVALLLALVPASTYVMALIFRMDRFRWLSVLGLTTGLGGVLFLVIPEGALPEGDALVWIAVALVAPLSFAMSNVLAVIFRPPDSPSITLAFGLLLASALAMLPAALFFGSGYAPLPPVTDVDFAVLTVGGVMALFIFFFFEVIHRAGPVFFSQFNYFTLITGIAWASVIFNEVPNFWFVLALIAMLAGLVMVNAGTRASRKAAGSAEDAAES